GGACTCCGGGAGGGTCCCATCACCTCCGCCTGCGACCGGCTGGAGATCGCCCTGGACGGCCCGGGCGGGCACACCGCACGCCCCCACCTCACGACCGACCTGGTCACCGCGGCCGCCCGCGTCGTCACGGACGTACCCGCCCTGGTCGGCCGGCGCTTCGACAGCCGGAGCGGGCTCGCCATCACCTGGGGCCGCGTCGAGTCCGGGCACGCGCCCAACGTCATCCCGCAGCACGCCGAGCTCTCCGGCACCGTGCGGTGCCTCGACATCGAGGCGTGGCGGCAGGCGCCCGACGTCGTGGTCGCGGCGATCGACGAGGTCGCCAACCTGTACCGCGCCAAGTCGGAGATCAACTACGTCCGCGGCGTCCCGCCCGTCGTCAACGAGCCCGGCGTGACCGAGCTGCTGCGCGACGCCATGATCGCCCGACGCGGCGTCGAGTCGGTCGTCGGCACGGAGCAGAGCCTCGGCGGCGAGGACTTCTCCTGGTACCTGGAGCACGTCCCCGGCGCCATGGCCCGCCTCGGTGTACGCACCCCCGGCGAACGCCAGGTGCGCGATCTCCACCAGGGCGACTTCGACGTGGACGAGTCCGCGATCAAGGTAGGCGTGGAACTCTTCACCGCCGCGGCCCTGGTCGACGGCCTGCGCTAGGCCAGGTGCCGTGACCGCCCGGCGGGCGGTCACCTGTGG
The genomic region above belongs to Streptomyces coeruleorubidus and contains:
- a CDS encoding M20 family metallopeptidase produces the protein MSLESEVDLPGGAVLPGALPDALRAELIAFRRDLHMHPELGNQEFRTTAAIKERLEQAGLKPRVLAVGTGLVCDIGVEGEQWAGGPSMLAMRADIDGLPIPDMKSDCPYRSTVPDRAHACGHDVHTTVVLGAGLVLAELHKQGRLPRPVRLIFQPAEEVLPGGAADVIKCGALEGVGAIVAVHCDPRVDAGQVGLREGPITSACDRLEIALDGPGGHTARPHLTTDLVTAAARVVTDVPALVGRRFDSRSGLAITWGRVESGHAPNVIPQHAELSGTVRCLDIEAWRQAPDVVVAAIDEVANLYRAKSEINYVRGVPPVVNEPGVTELLRDAMIARRGVESVVGTEQSLGGEDFSWYLEHVPGAMARLGVRTPGERQVRDLHQGDFDVDESAIKVGVELFTAAALVDGLR